One genomic region from Rhizophagus irregularis chromosome 23, complete sequence encodes:
- a CDS encoding uncharacterized protein (SECRETED:cutsite_AEP-ET; SECRETED:prob_0.6433); SECRETED:SignalP(1-21), whose product MQLKHLLLIFGFTIILPNAEPETVYRSGYFKRDASRSYSYKRDADAEPFGAFKRDAGAEPEAWGRW is encoded by the exons ATGCAATTAAAACACTTACTGTTAATTTTCGgctttactataattttaccga ACGCAGAACCAGAAACTGTCTATAGATCTGGCTATTTTAAACGTGATGCGAGCAGAAGCTATAGCTATAAACGTGACGCGGACGCAGAACCATTTGGAGCCTTTAAACGTGACGCGGGCGCAGAACCAGAAGCGTGGGGAAGATGGTAA